The DNA region GTAAAAAAGTAGCTACTGAAAATACAATGGCAGTAAATAATACTTATGAGATAACAGATTTTAAAGAATTAGAAAAAGCTGTAAAGGTAATATCTGGTGCCAGAAAAATTATGCTTGCTGGAGTAGGGTTTTCTGGAATAGTAGCTAAAGATTTTCATTTTAAGCTTTTAGAATTAGGTAAAGAAAGTTTATTTGAAGCTGATACTCATATGCAGTTGAGTTGTTTAGCTACAATGAATGAAAATGATGTGCTTTTTGTAATATCTCATAGTGGTAAAACATTAGAAGTATTCAACCTTGTAAAAGCTGCCAAAAATAAGAAAATAAAAATAATTACATTAACAAGTGTAGTTCAAAGTCCTATACGGGAATTAGGAGATATAAAATTAAGCACAGTAGAAATGAAGAGCGATTTTAGAGCAACAGCTTTATCTCCAAGAATTTCACAATTAACAGTAATAGATATGATATATATAAAACTTATGCTTGAAAATGAAGACTTACAAGATTATATTTTCAAAGCTATTGAACTTGTGAAAGGTTTTAAGCTTAATTAATAAGGTTTTTTAAAATAGAATCATATGGAGGGTATCATGAGAGTTATCATAACAGAAAAAAAAGTTGGAGATTGGGCTGCAGTATATGTAGCAAAAAAAATTAATGAATTTAAACCTACAAAAGAAAATCCTTTTGTATTAGGACTTCCTACTGGTGGAACACCTTTAGAAATGTATAAAAGACTT from Fusobacterium sp. includes:
- a CDS encoding MurR/RpiR family transcriptional regulator gives rise to the protein MGVIIKLNAMKNQLTSIEKKIAEYILADPERIKNLNTYEIANNCDTSQASIVRFSKKLGFKGFPDFKLSLSQDIGNRKAESHVNIMHEEIKPSDTFEIIGKKVATENTMAVNNTYEITDFKELEKAVKVISGARKIMLAGVGFSGIVAKDFHFKLLELGKESLFEADTHMQLSCLATMNENDVLFVISHSGKTLEVFNLVKAAKNKKIKIITLTSVVQSPIRELGDIKLSTVEMKSDFRATALSPRISQLTVIDMIYIKLMLENEDLQDYIFKAIELVKGFKLN